The Neurospora crassa OR74A linkage group I, whole genome shotgun sequence genome segment TAGTTGGCCTTGTGTCGTTGGCTGTCTTGAGAATCGCGAGGCTTTTTTGGGGGGTTGAAGCAAGCTGTTCCGTGGTTGTACGCCGCGGTAGTTGTCGGTCAAACTACAAGTAAATCCcaagaggtggtggtggtgtatgCGCAGTGTTGAAGATAGCGGATGCTGGAGGTTGGAAATCGAATGGGACGGGAGTCGACGAGGAAGtggtgggaagaagaggaaacgATGGAAGAAGTCAATGAAGTGAAAGAATGAAGTGGAACTAAGGTAAGGCCGAGACTTTTCGCTACTTCTCGGTCACCGGTTCAGAGCAAGTAGCTAAGTACTAGTCGAGTTGAGATTGCCAGGCCCAtaggagaagtggaagtggaagtgggacTGAAGCGGAAAGAACAAAACGGGAGCGGGCAAGCAAGCAGCTGGAGAATGAGCGGAGGTGCAGGAGCGAGCAAAGCAAACTAAAATCAGACGCAGCCGCAGCGAAGAGGGAAAGCACTCTATGTACATGGATTGGCCCTACGACTAGGGCAAGGCAACCTAACCGAGCGACTGGAGGCCCTACCGGCAAGTACTAACCTGAGGTAGGTCTGGGCCAGGTCGCAGATCTCCCAAGTGACAGGAAGGAAGAACTGCGAACTGCAGCTGGCTCCACCACACGGGAAATGGAGGCAGGTGCGGTTGAAGTTGGTGTAGAGGTAAGGCAGCTGCGAAAGTTGTGACTTTGCGGTGCGTGCAGGAGGTAAACGAGTCTTGCTGGGGCCGGCTGGGAGGATTGAGTGGGTGGAAAAGGGGACTTGTGACAGGTAACATACCGTCTTCATTGCCCAATCCGATCGAAGAAAGAACTTTCTAAAAAAGGATAAACCTCCTCAGGTAGTAGTGTAATAGCGCATCCGTTATGTTTCCAACGAGTCCCATCATTCCGTCAAGTATCGACAAGCATTCATCCTCCATCCACTGGGCTGTGTGGCAGGCCGTTATAATCGACTACCTTGTTCAACAACTTTCACGTACTTTGTTGTTGGCCCATGTCGGTGATAGTTGCAAGACTAAGTAGCCGTCTCGTCATTATGAATTCGGCGTGTCAAGACCAGGACAGCACTTTCAGTACACATGCGCATAACGATAAAGACTTGGAGAGGGTGGGAGCGTGACGGGGCAGCGTACAGACCAAGGCAGCGCACTTCATTCGCCATGCTTTCGTGGTCGTCTCTACGCCTCACTAAGTCTGGGAGAGCACTTCAAGTTGCTTGCAGCTGAGTGGTTTGATGCGTCGACGCGTACAAGCGCGGAGAGATCGGACTGTAACCTCGACCATAGCAATGTAGCGGTCGAGTGGCGACAAGATAAAACACCAGTGAGGTTTTGTTGCGCTCGATTTGAAGCCATCACGAAGCCCATCACGGGGCCTAAAAAGCCTTCGTTTCTGGGATATGGAAGAGAGGAGAACACCGAGGGTTACTAAGTGGGAACAAGGCCGGGACACGTCCAACATATCGAGTGCGCCGTAAGCTTTGGTTTTCGCTTGTCGTTGTCTGGAATTCCGGGGGAGGACCCTGTTGGAGTGAGGATCGCAAGCCCATAGCCCGGTCTAGACCTCAGGGTCCAAGGCGGTTCAAGGCGGCCCAATCGAGCCCAGACTCTGTCACCGGTTCGTGAGTTGTGGCCTGGTGGGTGTGCATCTCGATTCGTTTGGCGCTTCAGCCGTATCGTGAAAAGAATCGACCAACAGGCGCTCCCGTCTTGTGTACCGCACACTTCCGTCCCTTCCGGCGTGTTTGTGTAACCACAGTTTGGGAAATGCCGTCTTAAGGGAGAGTTGTCTTGGGAGCCAGCACAATCCAATCCCTCGGACAGAACCAACGTGGGATCTGGGCACAAGGTGCGACCCATTGTGTTAGTGTTCCACTCGTATGAAGTTTTGTTCTCAAGCtaaatacctaggtatcaaTGACCATATGCTTCTttcaaagaagaaaaaaggaagaagaagaagaagactttGGAAGGTTGAAGTGACGTGCGTGCCTGGACGATGCCTGtttgggtaggtaggcagaaCGCAGTGAGTCAACCTATCAGTTGGCGGGTAGCTGTCAAGGGCTGGCAGCAACCCCGCCTTTTAACCATCTCATCCTCAGCAGCTTGAACCTTCCGCTTCCCGTCATTTCTGCATTCCTCTTGATGCACTAAGATGGGACAATCTGGTGGTTTGGTTGAAGAAGTCTTCAATTCCATCAGTCCCATCTCCTATGTCGGAAGTACAGCAGGCATTGTGCACATCTCAGGTCTCAGAAATCAGAGACAGGCACTGCGTAACGACTAGTAAAGTGACCATCCGACATGCCATGCATAGTGGTGTGACGGCCAAATATGAGAAATTGATTCACGGCAAACTGCAACCGCCCAACCTCCTACTCGCAAAGAGATCATGATTGAGCGCAAACAAGTTGACATGGTTTCTTTGCCTCAACCCTTTGTCGCTGCGGCAAATGCCTTAGCAGATAAACAACAGGGAAAAATGAGATGTAGGGTCTAGTCTAGAGAAGACCGTGACGGCCAGTGATCAGCATCAACACATCCGTTCCGTGTCCGAATGTGGATCTACCGGCCCCGATAGCTCCTCCCAGCAAACCCTCCGGGCATGTGAATCCGGCCTCGGACCTGACTCGGCAGGTCTCCGATTCGGAGACTCCATACACCCCACTCCGAATCACTGGTGTCTTCCTGCCAGACGGGGCGGACGCAGCACCCCCACATGGTTCCCGACAAGCACCGCTCAACCTTCGAGTCCTCCCACTTCCACGTCGCCCCGTTCACGTGGGGGGTCACGTCGTCAGGCACCCTTTTCAACTCCCGAAGCTATCCCCGAATCAACCATAAAAACGCGGGAACCCCCAGTCGTCGTATCAAGGTTGAGCCTCAAAGCAGAGGGATTTGTAAGACAGATGCCGAAAGTTACCTCCGCTTCGCCTAGATCCCACTGAGGACCCCACACATGGATTGGCCAAAGGGCTGCCAAGGCCCATGGgggggtggttgtggtgctTCGCGACAGCTACGGGATGTATTGTACGCTCTGGTTGGTGGATAGCTGATTAATTCATCGCCTTGGTCGTCGTCCAGTCATCGGCGCTGTTATTGTCAGTGTCGCCGTATCATTGACCCTTGCATATCAGATCTGGGGCCCGAGACAGAGTTGTAACCACCACATGGAATATCCGGGGAACCAGGCCTGACAGCTTGGGAATTCAAAGGAGCGCGTCAGGACAAAGATACGGACCAAACTGTTGGTGGCAGCCTCACTCGTCAATgtcaccaccatccatcatGGTGAACATCAATCAAGTCCAATCAAAACACCGCTATCGGACTTGCAAACTTTAGCCGGGATGTCCTGCCTCAGCCGGGTAGCCTATAGTTCACCGGCTCATCACTGCTACCCACTCCCCGGCTTTTGCTTGGTGCTGCGGGGATGTGGGCAACCAAGATCTTCATCAGTCCCACTCATTCCGCCCTCGGGATCCGCTACGACGTACTGTGTAAATGCCATGTTGAAGAACTCTTCATTCCTACGCACACTGGCCGAGGTCTCGCTATGTACTCCTCGTTTTCCTTGATCAATATCTGTTTCTTAGTCGTTCGCACTTGCTTGGTTGAACCTTTTCCCCAGCTCTAGATACCCCGGATTGTACTGGCAATCCCCTTGCTTTTCTTCAACTACCGACACCATGGCCGAAACTTATACCGTACCCTTCTTCATCAACGGCGAGGAAGTCCGCACGTCCAGGACTTTTGATGTCACGTCCCCAGCAACCCAAAAGGTTGTGCACAAGTGCAGCAGCGCTACGGATACCGAGGTTCAGGCTGCCGTGAACGCCGCGGCAGAAGCTTTCAAGACATGGAGGAAATCACACCCTAACCAGCGTCGTGACCTTTTCCACAAGGCGGCCGAGATcttggagaagagaaaggaggagTTGGGCCAGTACGTGATGGACGAGACGGGTGCTCCACGCCAATGGGCCGACTTCAACATTCAGGTTGCAAAGGACTTGTTGATGGATGTGGCCGGGAGATGCAACACGCTGGAAGGCTCGTTCCCCGTAGTCAACGATCCCGAATCGGGGGCCCTCGTCTTGCAGGAGCCCTATGGCGTTATTCTCGCCGTTGCCCCTTGGTGAGTCCAGCTTTAGGCGGCGGCTAAGAGAAATGGTATGTATTCCACTAACACCTTGCAAGGAACGCCCCCTACATTCTCGGTATCCGCTCCATCCTCTACCCCATCGCCGCCGGCAACACCGCCATCTTCAAGGCCACCGAGCTCTGCCCACGCACCATGTGGGGCCTCTGCTCCGTCTTCCACGAAGCCGGCCTCCCCAAAGGCGTCCTCAACATGCTCGTCCACGAGCCCGCCAACGCCCCGGCCATCACCAGCTCGCTCATCTCCAACCCGCAGGTCAAGAAGGTCAACTTCACCGGCAGCACTGCCGTCGGTCGCATCATCGGCCGCCTGGCCGGCGAGAACCTCAAGCCCGTGCTGCTCGAGCTAGGCGGCAAGGCCTCGGCCATCGTCTGGGAGGACGCCGAGCTCGACAACGCCGCGACTCAGTGCGCTCTGGGCGCCTTCCTCAACTCGGGCCAGATCTGCATGTCCACCGAGCGTATCCTGGTGCACAAGTCCGTCCGCGCCGAATTCGAGAAGAAGCTCGTCCGCGCCGTCGAAAACATCTTTGGGCCCCCGACGCCCGCTCCGATCCTTATCAACTCCCTCGCGGtcgacaagaacaagaagctcCTTTCGGATGCCTTGTCCAAGGGCGCCAAGCTGCTGTACGGCAACCCTGACGCCCAAGAAGAGACCACGACGCGCATGCGCCCGGTCATTGTAAGTGGAATTACCACCGACATGGACATCTACAAGACCGAGAGCTTTGGGCCCACGGTGGCCGTGTACGAGATCgagaccgaggaggaggcgctcAGGATCGCCAACGATACCGAATACGGATTGACGAGCGCC includes the following:
- a CDS encoding salicylaldehyde dehydrogenase; translation: MAETYTVPFFINGEEVRTSRTFDVTSPATQKVVHKCSSATDTEVQAAVNAAAEAFKTWRKSHPNQRRDLFHKAAEILEKRKEELGQYVMDETGAPRQWADFNIQVAKDLLMDVAGRCNTLEGSFPVVNDPESGALVLQEPYGVILAVAPWNAPYILGIRSILYPIAAGNTAIFKATELCPRTMWGLCSVFHEAGLPKGVLNMLVHEPANAPAITSSLISNPQVKKVNFTGSTAVGRIIGRLAGENLKPVLLELGGKASAIVWEDAELDNAATQCALGAFLNSGQICMSTERILVHKSVRAEFEKKLVRAVENIFGPPTPAPILINSLAVDKNKKLLSDALSKGAKLLYGNPDAQEETTTRMRPVIVSGITTDMDIYKTESFGPTVAVYEIETEEEALRIANDTEYGLTSAVFTEDLRRGLRMAKEIETGAVHINSMTVHDEATLPHGGAKASGYGRFNTSRGLQEWVKSKTVTFKF